One window of Brachybacterium ginsengisoli genomic DNA carries:
- a CDS encoding Gfo/Idh/MocA family protein has protein sequence MAARRIGIIVNGATGRMGYRQHLVRSLLAIQEQGGVELADGDRLVPDLLLVGRNEEKLRGVAEKHGLTNWTTDVDEALANPDYEVYFDALVTNLRVENLKKAIAAGKAIYTEKPTAETFEDALELARLAKEHGTVNGVVHDKLYLPGLLKLRRLIDSGFFGEILSVRGEFGYWVYEGDWQAAQRPSWNYRSEDGGGIVADMFPHWNYVIEELFGRIEDVYAQTATHIGTRWDEKGKEYTATADDAAYGVFRLEGGTVVQMNSSWDVRVHRDELVEFQVDGTKGSAVVGLHGAHIQPREATPKPVWNPDVKDSHNYFDDWIEVPDNAGPDGYDNGFKVQWEDFLVHYAEGREYPFDFLSGARGVRLAEAGLTSSAEGRRITLDPLTEV, from the coding sequence ATGGCCGCACGCAGGATCGGGATCATCGTCAACGGCGCCACCGGGCGCATGGGCTATCGGCAGCACCTGGTGCGGTCGCTGCTGGCGATCCAGGAGCAGGGCGGCGTCGAGCTCGCCGACGGGGACCGGCTGGTGCCGGACCTGCTGCTGGTGGGCCGCAACGAGGAGAAGCTGCGCGGCGTCGCCGAGAAGCACGGCCTGACGAACTGGACCACCGACGTCGACGAGGCGCTCGCGAACCCGGACTACGAGGTCTACTTCGACGCGCTGGTCACGAACCTGCGGGTGGAGAACCTCAAGAAGGCCATCGCGGCCGGCAAGGCGATCTACACCGAGAAGCCCACCGCCGAGACCTTCGAGGACGCCCTCGAGCTCGCACGGCTCGCCAAGGAGCACGGCACCGTCAACGGCGTGGTGCACGACAAGCTCTACCTGCCGGGCCTGCTCAAGCTGCGCCGCCTCATCGACTCCGGCTTCTTCGGGGAGATCCTCTCCGTGCGCGGCGAGTTCGGCTACTGGGTCTACGAGGGCGACTGGCAGGCCGCCCAGCGCCCCTCCTGGAACTACCGCAGCGAGGACGGCGGCGGCATCGTCGCGGACATGTTCCCGCACTGGAACTACGTCATCGAGGAGCTGTTCGGCCGCATCGAGGACGTCTACGCCCAGACCGCCACCCACATCGGCACCCGCTGGGACGAGAAGGGCAAGGAGTACACCGCCACGGCCGACGACGCCGCCTACGGCGTCTTCCGCCTCGAGGGCGGCACGGTCGTGCAGATGAACTCCAGCTGGGACGTGCGCGTGCACCGCGACGAGCTGGTCGAGTTCCAGGTCGACGGCACGAAGGGCAGCGCCGTCGTGGGCCTGCACGGCGCGCACATCCAGCCGCGCGAGGCGACCCCGAAGCCCGTGTGGAACCCGGACGTCAAGGACTCGCACAACTACTTCGACGACTGGATCGAGGTGCCGGACAACGCCGGGCCCGACGGCTACGACAACGGCTTCAAGGTGCAGTGGGAGGACTTCCTGGTCCACTACGCAGAGGGCCGTGAGTACCCCTTCGACTTCCTCTCCGGCGCGCGCGGCGTGCGCCTGGCCGAGGCGGGGCTCACCAGCTCCGCCGAGGGCCGCCGCATCACGCTCGACCCGCTGACGGAGGTGT